A stretch of the Myripristis murdjan chromosome 24, fMyrMur1.1, whole genome shotgun sequence genome encodes the following:
- the LOC115355890 gene encoding uncharacterized protein LOC115355890, whose amino-acid sequence MRVESSSVVPGVVVVREELAAACPAVPEVPARPSPARVTVSASGPRPAVQQVEATAQESASEVPGVVAGQEEVAAAGPAVPEERQKIDKAKAVFVPSVCVSDVQSESSANAVATGSNIDSSRIRLAKVVRGSFHQGNARFVYGGVQCMAIALVSLAKHTVRSAFSWDRLDLDRALVEGDELYTSLRDLNIFSHVSNLLSVPDLPQQLELDGQLFRFGFGDTVLGEVGVTEGEYIDFGVFISLRNGLERIFSQYTTCLLTMCGNTTAIVREGGRFAVVDSHSRSNTGLLHHDGTSVVLHFTCLDDLHHYICRLADSLRSREKLFELCGVTFLQRGEQRFSSRTNGDQWQKACHFF is encoded by the exons atgcgA gTGGAGTCGTCCAGCGTGGTGCCAGGGGTGGTCGTCGTCCGGGAGGAGCTCGCCGCAGCGTGCCCGGCCGTCCCGGAG GTGCCGGCGAGACCTTCACCAGCCCGTGTGACCGTGTCCGCCTCcgggcccagaccagcggtgcagcag gtggaggcgacagcCCAGGAGTCGGCCAGCGAGGTGCCGGGGGTGGTCGCCGGTCAGGAGGAGGTCGCCGCAGCGGGCCCTGCTGTCCCAGAGGAGCGACAGAAGATCGACAAagctaaggctgtttttgttccttctgtttgtgttagtgaTGTTCAGTCAGAGTCTAGCGCtaatgctgtggcaacaggGTCTAACATAGATAGCAGCAGGATTAGGCTAGCTAAAGTTGTGCGCGGGTCGTTTCATCAGGGAAATGCCCGATTTGTGTATGGTGGAGTGCAGTGTATGGCTATAGCTTTGGTcagcttagccaaacacacggtgaggagcgcgttctcgtgggacaggctggatctggatcgcgcgttggttgaaggtgatgagttgtacacgagtttgcgtgacctcaacatcttcagccatgtgtctaatctgctgtctgtgccagatttgccacaACAGCTGGAGTTAGACGGACAGTTGTTTAGGTTCGGTTTTGGCGACACGGTGTTAGGCGAAGTAGGCGTGACCGAAGGTGAATACATCGATTTCGGTGTATTCATCAGCTTGCGTAATGGACTGGAGAGAATTTTCAGTCAATACACCACATGTCTTTTGACAATGTGtggaaacaccactgccatcgtgCGTGAGGGTGGACGGTTCGCTGTGGTCGACAGTCACTCACGCAGTAACACTGGCTTGTTACACCACGACGGTACAAGCGTGGTTCTGCATTTCACGTGTCTCGACgacctgcaccactacatctgtcgtTTGGCCGACAGTCTCCGTTCGAGggagaagctctttgagctgtgtggtgtgaCG TTTCTCCAGCGAGGTGAGCAGCGGTTCAGCAGCAGAACCAACGGTGACCAATGGCAGAAAGCGTGTCATTTCTTCTGA